The Ramlibacter algicola genome segment GCACGGCACCGAAATGCAGAAGGAGGTGTTCGCACGCAACGAGTTCGCCGGCCGCTTCACCGGCACGATGTGCCTGTCGGAGCCGCAGGCCGGTTCCTCGCTCTCGGACATCACGACGCGTGCGACGCCGGATGGCGACGACTTCGAGCGCGATCCGCTCGGCGCGCGTTACCGGCTCAAGGGCAACAAGATGTGGATCTCGGCCGGCGAGAACGAGCTGGCCGAGAACATCATCCACCTCGTGCTGGCGAAGATTCCCGGGCCGGACGGCAAGCTGATTCCCGGCACGCGCGGCATCTCCTTGTTCATCGTGCCCAAGCGCCTGGTGGGCACCGACGGCCAGCTCACGGGTGAACGCAACGACGTTGCGCTCGCGGGCCTGAACCACAAGCTGGGCTGGCGCGGCACGACCAACACGCTGCTGAATTTCGGCGAGGGCAAGTCCCCGGTGCGCGGGAGTGCGGGCGCCATCGGCTACCTGGTGGGCAAGCCGCACGAAGGCCTGCGCTGCATGTTCCACATGATGAACGAGGCGCGCATCGGCATCGGGATGGCCGCCACTGCGCTCGGTCTCGCGGGCTACTACGCGTCGCTCGACTACGCCAAGAACCGACCTCAGGGCCGCCCCATCGGCCCGGCGGGCAAGGATGCAGCGAAGCCGCAGGTGCGCATCATCGAACACCCCGACGTCAAGCGCATGCTGCTGGCACAGAAGGCGTACGGCGAAGGCGCGCTGGCGCTGATGCTGTATTGCGCGCTGCTGGTCGACGAGCAGAAGACCGGCACGCCGGAGGACGCGGAGGAAGCGCGCCTCCTCCTCGAAGTGCTGACGCCCATCGCCAAGAGCTGGCCCAGCGAGTTCTGCCTGGAAGCCAATTCGCTCGCCATCCAGGTGCACGGCGGCTACGGCTACACGCGCGACTTCCCGGTGGAGCAGTACTGGCGCGACAACCGCCTGAACATGATCCACGAGGGCACGCACGGCATCCAGGCCGCCGACCTGCTCGGGCGCAAGGTGGTGATGGAAGGCGGCAAGGGCCTG includes the following:
- a CDS encoding acyl-CoA dehydrogenase, which encodes MSSLRATLDFLLYDWLKAERLTSHARFADHSRETFDAVLDTCERIAREKYAPFNRLVDTQEPQAVDDGQGGLKVVLPQATHDAHEAYVASGMVSAAQDYDEGGMQLPYTIEAAANGFFATASVSIGSSLLTKGNANLLMVHGTEMQKEVFARNEFAGRFTGTMCLSEPQAGSSLSDITTRATPDGDDFERDPLGARYRLKGNKMWISAGENELAENIIHLVLAKIPGPDGKLIPGTRGISLFIVPKRLVGTDGQLTGERNDVALAGLNHKLGWRGTTNTLLNFGEGKSPVRGSAGAIGYLVGKPHEGLRCMFHMMNEARIGIGMAATALGLAGYYASLDYAKNRPQGRPIGPAGKDAAKPQVRIIEHPDVKRMLLAQKAYGEGALALMLYCALLVDEQKTGTPEDAEEARLLLEVLTPIAKSWPSEFCLEANSLAIQVHGGYGYTRDFPVEQYWRDNRLNMIHEGTHGIQAADLLGRKVVMEGGKGLQLVAGRINRTLESALQRPDLAQHANDLAKALQHVGAATKAAWATGDPQAALANAVPYMQAFGHVVIAWIWLDVLLTVPDRGRTPAQVGRVQAARYFFHYELPKVPAWLKVVETRDPTCADTPEEAF